A region from the Phycodurus eques isolate BA_2022a chromosome 12, UOR_Pequ_1.1, whole genome shotgun sequence genome encodes:
- the LOC133410751 gene encoding NAD(P)H dehydrogenase [quinone] 1-like — translation MALAEKKALIVYAHQSRGSFNAAAKDIAVDVLTASGCTVTVSDLYAMKFKATATAEDIITEGEVKQAEHFHYAKETKVAWEEGKLSADITEEQRKLSEADLIIFQFPMYWFSLPAILKGWIDRVFVPGYAHSKEKRYSRGIFKDKRAVLSFTTGSQESMFSAHGINGDMNVTLWPIQNGILHYCGFKVLAPQIFWAPSHVPQEARGAMLQAWRRRLEGLLEEAPLCFTPMDCFDDEGFQLKPEVQEKQAGKKFGLTVGTHMGLAVPPDNQMRAGV, via the exons ATGG CTTTGGCAGAAAAGAAGGCGCTGATTGTGTATGCCCACCAGAGCCGCGGCTCTTTCAACGCTGCTGCCAAAGACATTGCTGTGGATGTTCTCACCGCTTCGGGCTGCACGGTGACTGTGTCCGACCTCTATGCTATGAAGTTTAAAGCCACCGCTACAGCTGAGGACATCATTACTGAGG GTGAGGTCAAGCAGGCTGAGCACTTCCATTATGCCAAGGAGACCAAAGTGGCGTGGGAAGAAGGAAAACTGTCCGCTGACATCACCGAGGAGCAACGGAAACTCTCAGAGGCCGATCTCATCATCTTCCAG TTCCCAATGTACTGGTTCAGTCTGCCCGCCATCCTGAAGGGCTGGATCGACCGGGTGTTCGTGCCTGGCTATGCGCACTCCAAAGAGAAGCGGTACAGTCGGGGCATCTTCAAG GACAAAAGAGCTGTGCTGTCTTTCACTACGGGCTCTCAGGAGTCAATGTTCAGTGCTCATGGCATCAATGGTGACATGAATGTAACACTCTGGCCGATTCAG AATGGCATACTGCACTACTGTGGCTTCAAAGTTCTGGCACCTCAAATCTTCTGGGCTCCATCTCATGTCCCCCAGGAGGCCCGTGGCGCCATGCTCCAGGCTTGGCGCAGACGCCTTGAGGGTCTCCTGGAAGAGGCCCCGCTGTGTTTCACACCCATGGACTGCTTTGACGACGAGGGCTTCCAGCTGAAGCCAGAGGTCCAGGAGAAGCAGGCCGGCAAGAAGTTTGGGCTCACTGTGGGCACCCACATGGGACTGGCTGTACCACCTGACAACCAGATGAGGGCTGGTGTCTAA